The following proteins are co-located in the Micromonospora viridifaciens genome:
- a CDS encoding BTAD domain-containing putative transcriptional regulator, giving the protein MSGMLRFEILGPQRAWYADRPVDLGPGKQRAVLAVLLLSAGRPVPTNQIIEAVWPEEPPANGPNVVQKYVAGLRRVLEPDRSPRTPGRVLALTDAGYLLRISPEAVDAVRFERGVHRARQRHADGRTAEAQAELAAALELWQGEPFTGFAGAYFDTARHRLVELRAVALESRAELELESGRHRELVGGLVELVAEFPVRERLRHQLMLALYRSGRQAEALAAYREFADLLREEYGIEPGEILQELHRRILRSDPTLQPAEVAASPVAPAPADAPRAADLEPPALAGMPPAAELSAPAGSPVSRPVPPVARPAKPLFKALDIPVGVPASPPLAVPQDAGPLPQNDGPLPPMSAHSGMDPAPALTGYPPPPPAAAEVRRVDPMPRWLSIPVTVVAVLVVLGSFGFLTWLVVLAHAAWRRSWRLLLVAGGYLALVGALAFVFETSPEPEDENSVPVFLVSCGLIFGCWLGGAVHVLLLNTRVRRAVTGIARRRERNEEARRLRREEARQLLYHYPAARRELRIGRPDLPRAYDDGGLIDINVVPEQVISGIPGLSQEQARRVVTDRWLRGPFGSVEELSVRCLLPPSSAEVLRDLLVFLPPTSE; this is encoded by the coding sequence ATGTCAGGGATGCTGCGCTTCGAGATCCTCGGTCCCCAGCGGGCCTGGTACGCCGACCGCCCGGTCGACCTCGGCCCCGGCAAGCAGCGCGCCGTGCTGGCGGTGCTGCTGCTCTCCGCCGGCCGCCCGGTGCCCACCAACCAGATCATCGAGGCGGTCTGGCCGGAAGAGCCCCCGGCCAACGGCCCCAACGTCGTGCAGAAATACGTCGCCGGGCTGCGCCGGGTGCTGGAACCCGACCGGTCCCCGCGTACGCCGGGTCGGGTACTGGCCCTCACCGACGCCGGCTACCTGCTGCGGATTTCGCCCGAGGCGGTGGACGCGGTCCGCTTCGAACGTGGGGTGCACCGGGCCCGGCAGCGGCACGCGGACGGGCGTACCGCCGAGGCGCAGGCGGAGCTGGCCGCCGCCCTGGAGCTGTGGCAGGGCGAGCCGTTCACCGGGTTCGCCGGGGCGTACTTCGACACCGCCCGGCACCGCCTGGTGGAGCTGCGGGCCGTAGCGCTGGAGAGCCGCGCCGAGCTGGAACTGGAGAGCGGGCGGCACCGCGAGTTGGTGGGCGGGCTGGTCGAGTTGGTGGCCGAGTTCCCGGTCCGGGAGCGGCTGCGGCACCAACTCATGCTGGCGCTGTACCGCAGCGGACGGCAGGCGGAGGCGCTCGCCGCGTACCGGGAGTTCGCCGACCTGCTCCGCGAGGAGTACGGCATCGAGCCGGGCGAGATACTGCAGGAGCTGCACCGGCGCATCCTCCGATCGGACCCGACCCTGCAACCGGCCGAGGTGGCCGCGTCGCCGGTCGCCCCCGCTCCGGCCGACGCGCCCCGGGCGGCCGACCTCGAGCCGCCCGCGCTGGCCGGCATGCCCCCGGCCGCTGAGCTGTCCGCGCCCGCCGGGTCGCCAGTGTCCCGGCCGGTCCCGCCGGTGGCCCGGCCGGCGAAACCCTTGTTCAAGGCGTTGGACATCCCGGTCGGTGTCCCAGCCAGTCCACCCTTGGCCGTGCCCCAGGACGCCGGGCCGCTGCCCCAGAACGACGGGCCGCTGCCCCCGATGTCTGCGCATTCCGGCATGGACCCCGCGCCGGCCCTGACCGGCTACCCTCCGCCTCCACCGGCCGCCGCCGAGGTACGGCGCGTCGACCCGATGCCGCGCTGGTTGTCGATCCCGGTCACGGTTGTCGCCGTGCTCGTCGTGCTGGGTAGCTTCGGCTTCCTCACCTGGCTGGTGGTTCTCGCGCACGCGGCTTGGCGGCGCAGCTGGCGGCTGCTCCTGGTCGCCGGCGGCTACCTGGCGCTCGTCGGAGCCCTGGCCTTCGTCTTCGAGACGAGCCCTGAGCCGGAGGACGAGAACAGCGTGCCGGTGTTCCTCGTCTCCTGCGGGCTGATCTTCGGTTGCTGGCTGGGCGGCGCCGTTCACGTTCTGCTGCTCAACACGCGGGTGCGCAGAGCTGTGACCGGCATCGCCCGCCGGCGGGAGCGGAACGAGGAAGCCCGCCGGCTGCGCCGCGAGGAAGCCCGGCAGCTGCTCTACCACTACCCGGCGGCCCGCCGGGAACTCCGCATCGGGCGGCCCGATCTGCCGCGCGCCTACGACGACGGCGGTCTGATCGACATCAACGTCGTACCGGAGCAGGTGATCTCCGGAATCCCCGGGCTGAGCCAGGAGCAGGCTCGCCGGGTCGTGACCGACCGGTGGTTGCGGGGGCCGTTCGGTTCAGTGGAGGAACTCTCCGTTCGTTGCCTGCTTCCGCCCAGCTCGGCCGAGGTGCTCCGCGATCTGCTGGTCTTCCTCCCGCCGACGTCGGAGTGA
- a CDS encoding heavy-metal-associated domain-containing protein produces MTEQRLVTQTYAVTGMTCEHCVRAVTEELSALPGVDEVRVDLAAGTATVTSTEPLPIEAVRGAVDEAGYELAAGVA; encoded by the coding sequence ATGACCGAGCAGCGACTTGTCACCCAGACGTACGCCGTCACCGGGATGACCTGCGAGCACTGCGTACGGGCGGTCACCGAGGAGCTTTCCGCCCTGCCCGGCGTTGACGAGGTCCGGGTCGACCTGGCCGCCGGCACGGCGACGGTGACCAGCACCGAGCCGCTGCCGATCGAAGCCGTCCGGGGCGCCGTCGACGAGGCGGGTTACGAGTTGGCTGCCGGCGTTGCCTGA
- a CDS encoding class I SAM-dependent methyltransferase — MPEPLDAALTEVRALLLDPALTRAVAAGRRRGERPSVVRAELRPVTLKAGPRLQISTSDGTRPYTRNVAPGAEAGAAVDALLAEPFGNWHVETADRTLQLRVTKSGEAQVHRATASRPAPEPGGHDRAKDYLLDPGDPIFTQIGGSAAKRRQVDAFLRALAATLPDDLTGPLRVVDLGCGNAYLTFAAYRYLAQRGLDVTLVGVDVREDQRRRNTELAERLGWAGQVRFVAGTIADAVVEPAPDLVLALHACDTATDEALARAVRWGARWVLAAPCCHHDVAAQLRSRPAPHPYGLLTRQGILRERFADVLTDALRAGQLRLHGYRAEVVEFVDSRHTPRNLLIRARRTGHAPTEDQRAEYRELVDQWGVTPRLATLLSEPPAFRPISQLLPPAAVLPS, encoded by the coding sequence ATGCCGGAACCCCTGGACGCCGCCCTCACCGAGGTGCGGGCGCTGCTGCTCGACCCTGCCCTGACCCGGGCGGTCGCCGCCGGCCGGCGGCGTGGCGAGCGCCCCTCGGTGGTTCGCGCCGAGCTGCGCCCGGTCACCCTCAAGGCCGGCCCCCGGCTGCAGATCTCCACCTCCGACGGCACCCGGCCGTACACCCGCAACGTGGCGCCGGGCGCGGAGGCCGGCGCGGCGGTCGACGCGCTGCTCGCCGAGCCGTTCGGCAACTGGCACGTGGAGACCGCCGACAGGACGCTCCAACTTCGGGTGACCAAGTCGGGCGAGGCACAGGTGCACCGGGCGACGGCCAGCCGCCCGGCGCCCGAGCCGGGCGGCCACGACCGGGCCAAGGACTACCTGCTCGACCCGGGCGACCCGATCTTCACGCAGATCGGCGGCTCGGCGGCGAAGCGCCGCCAAGTGGACGCCTTCCTGCGCGCGCTCGCGGCCACCCTGCCCGACGACCTGACCGGGCCGCTGCGCGTGGTCGACCTGGGCTGCGGCAACGCGTACCTGACCTTCGCCGCGTACCGCTACCTGGCCCAGCGCGGCCTGGACGTGACACTGGTCGGGGTGGACGTCCGCGAGGACCAGCGCCGGCGCAACACCGAGCTGGCCGAGCGGCTGGGCTGGGCCGGCCAGGTGCGGTTCGTCGCCGGCACCATCGCCGACGCGGTGGTCGAGCCGGCTCCCGACCTGGTGCTGGCGCTGCACGCCTGCGACACCGCCACCGACGAGGCGCTGGCCCGGGCGGTCCGGTGGGGGGCCCGCTGGGTGCTCGCCGCCCCCTGCTGCCACCACGACGTCGCGGCTCAGCTGCGCAGCCGGCCCGCGCCGCACCCGTACGGGCTGCTCACCCGGCAGGGCATTCTGCGCGAGCGGTTCGCGGACGTGCTGACCGACGCGCTGCGCGCCGGTCAGCTCCGGCTGCACGGCTACCGCGCCGAGGTGGTGGAGTTCGTCGACTCCCGGCACACCCCGCGCAACCTGCTCATCCGGGCCCGGCGGACGGGGCATGCGCCGACGGAGGACCAGCGGGCCGAATACCGGGAGCTGGTCGACCAGTGGGGGGTCACGCCCCGGTTGGCGACCCTGCTGTCCGAGCCGCCGGCCTTCCGCCCGATCAGTCAGTTGCTTCCGCCTGCGGCCGTACTACCCTCGTAG
- a CDS encoding RecQ family ATP-dependent DNA helicase — protein sequence MSEDRAAVRERAEAVLRRLAGEHARLREDQWRAIEALVVDRRRVLCVQRTGWGKSAVYFVATALLREGGEHGPTVIVSPLLALMRNQVESAARAGIRARTINSANLDEWDEITAEIHAGTVDVLLISPERLNNPDFRDGVLPKLAATTGLLVVDEAHCVSDWGHDFRPDYRRLRTFLGNLPERTPVLATTATANARVTDDVAEQLGDALVLRGTLDRESLRLGVLDLPSPAHRLAWLADHLDRLPGSGIIYTLTVAAAGETAEFLRARGWQVAAYTGQAEDADRRAAEQDLLDNKIKALVATSALGMGFDKPDLGFVVHLGAPPSPIAYYQQVGRAGRAVEHAEVLLLPGVEDAAIWRYFASLAFPPEEQVRAVLAALSTDRPISTQALEPVVDLRRARLELMLKVLDVDGAVRRVRGGWLATGEPWVYDEARLRRVAQARTAEQHAMREYASTPGCRMRYLRECLDDAGAADCGRCDNCAEPLFTPEVSAAALTAAQTFLGRPGVAIAPKKLWPTGLEAVGVPLKGRIPPTEQALPGRAVGRLSDLGWGGRLRGLVGPDAADAPIPDDVAAAVIEVLKAWAHGDDPWPRRPVGVVAVASRSHPALVGSLAERIAAVGRLPLLGQVVPTGPAGAAGPRGNSTQRVRALHDAFAVPDELAAALAGLDGPVLLVDDLVDSGWTMTMVARLLRRAGAPDVLPLTLAVAG from the coding sequence ATGAGCGAGGATCGGGCGGCCGTACGGGAGCGGGCCGAGGCGGTGCTGCGGCGGCTGGCGGGTGAGCACGCCCGGCTCCGCGAGGACCAGTGGCGGGCCATCGAGGCGCTGGTGGTGGACCGGCGGCGGGTGCTCTGCGTGCAGCGCACCGGCTGGGGCAAGTCGGCGGTCTACTTCGTGGCCACCGCGCTGCTGCGGGAGGGCGGCGAGCACGGCCCGACCGTGATCGTCTCGCCGCTGCTGGCGTTGATGCGCAACCAGGTCGAGTCGGCCGCCCGCGCCGGCATCCGGGCCCGGACCATCAACTCGGCCAACCTCGACGAGTGGGACGAGATCACCGCCGAGATCCACGCCGGGACGGTGGACGTGCTGCTGATCAGCCCGGAACGCCTCAACAACCCGGACTTCCGCGACGGGGTGCTGCCGAAGCTGGCCGCCACCACCGGTCTGCTGGTGGTGGACGAGGCGCACTGCGTCTCCGACTGGGGGCACGACTTCCGGCCGGACTACCGCCGGCTGCGGACCTTCCTCGGCAACCTGCCCGAGCGGACCCCGGTGCTCGCCACCACCGCCACCGCCAATGCCCGGGTCACCGACGACGTGGCCGAGCAGTTGGGTGACGCGCTCGTGCTGCGCGGCACCCTCGACCGGGAGTCGCTGCGGCTGGGCGTACTCGATCTGCCGAGCCCGGCCCACCGGCTGGCCTGGCTCGCCGACCACCTGGACCGGCTCCCCGGCTCCGGGATCATCTACACGCTCACCGTGGCTGCGGCCGGGGAGACGGCGGAGTTCCTGCGGGCGCGGGGCTGGCAGGTGGCCGCGTACACCGGGCAGGCCGAGGACGCCGACCGCCGCGCCGCCGAGCAGGACCTACTCGACAACAAGATCAAGGCACTGGTCGCCACCAGCGCGCTTGGCATGGGCTTCGACAAGCCCGACCTCGGCTTCGTGGTGCACCTGGGCGCGCCGCCCTCGCCGATCGCGTACTACCAGCAGGTCGGCCGGGCCGGCCGGGCCGTCGAGCACGCCGAGGTGCTGCTGCTGCCGGGCGTCGAGGACGCGGCGATCTGGCGGTACTTCGCCTCGCTCGCCTTCCCGCCCGAGGAGCAGGTCCGGGCGGTGCTCGCCGCCCTGTCCACCGACCGGCCGATCTCCACCCAGGCCCTCGAGCCGGTCGTCGACCTGCGCCGGGCCCGGCTGGAGTTGATGCTCAAGGTGCTCGACGTGGACGGCGCGGTGCGCCGGGTACGCGGCGGCTGGCTCGCCACCGGCGAGCCGTGGGTCTACGACGAGGCCCGGTTGCGCCGCGTCGCCCAGGCGCGCACCGCCGAGCAGCACGCCATGCGCGAGTACGCGAGCACACCCGGCTGCCGGATGCGCTACCTGCGCGAGTGCCTGGACGACGCCGGGGCGGCCGACTGTGGCCGCTGCGACAACTGCGCCGAGCCGCTGTTCACTCCCGAGGTCTCCGCCGCCGCGCTCACCGCCGCGCAGACCTTCCTCGGCCGCCCCGGCGTGGCGATCGCGCCCAAGAAGCTCTGGCCGACCGGCCTGGAGGCGGTGGGCGTACCCCTGAAGGGGCGCATCCCCCCGACGGAGCAGGCGCTGCCCGGGCGGGCCGTGGGGCGCCTGTCCGACCTGGGCTGGGGCGGGCGGCTGCGCGGCCTGGTCGGCCCGGACGCGGCGGACGCCCCGATCCCCGACGACGTCGCGGCGGCGGTGATCGAGGTGCTGAAGGCGTGGGCGCACGGCGACGACCCGTGGCCGCGCCGCCCCGTCGGCGTGGTCGCCGTCGCCTCCCGCAGCCACCCGGCGTTGGTCGGCTCGCTCGCCGAGCGGATCGCGGCCGTGGGCCGCCTGCCGCTGCTCGGCCAGGTCGTCCCGACCGGGCCGGCCGGGGCCGCCGGGCCGCGCGGCAACAGCACCCAACGGGTACGCGCGCTGCACGACGCCTTCGCCGTGCCGGACGAACTGGCCGCCGCCCTCGCCGGGCTGGACGGACCGGTGCTGCTCGTCGACGATCTGGTCGACTCGGGCTGGACCATGACGATGGTGGCCCGGCTGCTGCGCCGCGCCGGCGCCCCGGACGTGCTCCCGTTGACCCTCGCGGTCGCCGGGTGA
- a CDS encoding helix-turn-helix transcriptional regulator, which yields MGSAEVSPQMAFARFVRRAIDDAREERGWTVTDLAAHTGVGRSTVFRWLAGDWQDYPELAKVRGFCAALDLPVTAAFRALGLPDAGSVSRRRVEDTPVEADVRVILERLADPTVPAEEKHHIRDLLRYLARRPIRRAS from the coding sequence ATGGGTTCGGCAGAGGTTTCGCCGCAGATGGCCTTCGCGCGCTTCGTACGGCGCGCCATCGACGACGCCCGGGAAGAGCGCGGCTGGACGGTCACCGACCTGGCCGCGCACACCGGCGTGGGCCGGTCCACGGTGTTCCGCTGGTTGGCCGGCGACTGGCAGGATTACCCAGAGCTGGCCAAGGTGCGTGGCTTCTGCGCCGCGCTGGACCTGCCGGTGACGGCCGCCTTCCGCGCGCTCGGCCTGCCCGACGCCGGTTCGGTCTCCCGTCGCCGCGTCGAGGACACCCCGGTGGAGGCGGACGTGCGGGTGATCCTGGAACGGCTCGCGGATCCGACCGTCCCCGCCGAGGAGAAGCATCACATCCGGGATCTGCTCCGCTACCTGGCCCGCCGGCCGATCCGCCGGGCCAGCTGA